A window of Cellulomonas fimi contains these coding sequences:
- a CDS encoding CDP-alcohol phosphatidyltransferase family protein, with protein sequence MSQNELVTPRVLTVPNLVSLIRLLLVPVFGWLIATGHDGWAVVVLAVSGASDWLDGVLARRLHQVSRLGQLLDPAADRLFILVTLVGLVWRGAVPWWLLAVLVARDVLLAGVLVRLARAGWGPLPVHMAGKAGTFALLYAFPLLLLGQWAAPLGPVASVLGWACALWGVGLYWFAGALYLVQARELLHDGTATA encoded by the coding sequence GTGAGCCAGAACGAGCTCGTCACACCCCGCGTGCTGACGGTGCCCAACCTCGTGAGCCTGATCCGCCTCCTGCTGGTGCCGGTGTTCGGCTGGCTCATCGCGACCGGCCACGACGGCTGGGCCGTCGTGGTGCTCGCGGTGTCGGGGGCGTCCGACTGGCTCGACGGCGTGCTCGCACGGCGCCTGCACCAGGTGTCGCGGCTCGGCCAGCTGCTCGATCCCGCCGCGGACCGCCTCTTCATCCTCGTGACGCTCGTCGGGCTCGTCTGGCGCGGCGCCGTGCCGTGGTGGCTGCTCGCCGTCCTCGTGGCGCGCGACGTGCTGCTCGCGGGCGTCCTCGTCCGGCTCGCGCGGGCCGGGTGGGGCCCGCTGCCCGTGCACATGGCGGGCAAGGCCGGCACGTTCGCCCTGCTCTACGCGTTCCCGCTCCTGCTGCTCGGGCAGTGGGCCGCGCCCCTCGGCCCGGTGGCGTCCGTGCTCGGCTGGGCCTGCGCGCTGTGGGGTGTCGGCCTGTACTGGTTCGCCGGCGCGCTGTACCTCGTCCAGGCGCGCGAGCTGCTGCACGACGGGACGGCGACGGCATGA
- a CDS encoding CoA-binding protein, translating to MTHRNDPDVIRRLLTTPGRWAVVGLSTNTARAAYGVAEFVQDRGHEIVPVHPSAPTVHGATGYATLAEVPGDVDVVDVFVNSALAGAVVDEAIAVGARAVWLQLGVVDEDAAERAAAAGLDVVMDTCPIIEARRLGLG from the coding sequence GTGACGCACCGCAACGACCCCGACGTGATCCGCCGCCTGCTGACGACGCCCGGCCGGTGGGCCGTCGTGGGGCTGTCGACCAACACGGCGCGCGCGGCGTACGGCGTCGCCGAGTTCGTGCAGGACCGGGGGCACGAGATCGTCCCGGTCCACCCGAGCGCCCCCACGGTGCACGGCGCGACGGGCTACGCGACGCTCGCCGAGGTGCCGGGTGACGTCGACGTCGTCGACGTGTTCGTCAACAGCGCGCTGGCGGGCGCGGTCGTCGACGAGGCGATCGCGGTCGGCGCGCGCGCCGTCTGGCTGCAGCTCGGCGTCGTGGACGAGGACGCGGCCGAGCGTGCGGCGGCCGCGGGCCTGGACGTCGTGATGGACACCTGCCCGATCATCGAGGCGCGCCGGCTCGGCCTGGGCTGA
- a CDS encoding DEAD/DEAH box helicase gives MSTLVPPAPTTDDVETPSPRFDDLGLPVALERAVADLGFVTPSAIQAQAIPALLAGRDIVGVAQTGTGKTAAFGLPLLASVDAATAGVQAVVLTPTRELAMQVADAISSFAQHVPGLGVVAVYGGAPFLPQQRALARGAQVVVGTPGRVLDHLDRRTLVMDQVRYLVLDEADEMLRMGFAEDVDRVLASTPDRRQVALFSATMPAPIRRVAEQHLHEPVEITVARQSSTVTTVRQTYAVVPHRHKIGALGRVLSVTDADATIVFVRTRGAAEEVGSALVERGISAAHISGDVAQSDREKIVDRLRTGALDVLVATDVAARGLDVERIGLVVNFDVPREAETYVHRIGRTGRAGRQGEALAFVTPSEQSRLRTIERTTRVPLEQVTIPSPAEVSAHRVTRLLERAPERAALGRLDVYRDAIAAHLAARPDTDTVELLAAVAALAVGDEGPTSRTGDDLDDALERAHLAPGRHERTAGHDDRPPRERRRSDTHIAGGPPRWRVAVGHRDGLQPGALVGALTGEGGLNGKDVGKIDIFGSFALVDIPGGLTADVVDRLARARVAGRPLRIRLDTGPRPGHGASRPSHGPHRGRS, from the coding sequence ATGAGCACCCTCGTGCCCCCTGCCCCCACGACCGACGACGTCGAGACGCCCAGCCCTCGCTTCGACGACCTCGGACTGCCCGTCGCGCTCGAGCGCGCGGTCGCCGACCTCGGCTTCGTCACCCCCTCCGCCATCCAGGCCCAGGCCATCCCCGCGCTGCTCGCAGGCCGTGACATCGTCGGCGTCGCGCAGACCGGCACCGGCAAGACCGCCGCGTTCGGCCTCCCGCTGCTCGCGTCGGTCGACGCCGCGACCGCCGGCGTGCAGGCCGTCGTCCTCACGCCGACCCGCGAGCTCGCGATGCAGGTCGCCGACGCGATCTCGTCGTTCGCGCAGCACGTGCCCGGGCTCGGCGTCGTCGCCGTCTACGGCGGCGCGCCGTTCCTCCCGCAGCAGCGTGCGCTCGCACGCGGTGCGCAGGTCGTCGTCGGCACGCCCGGCCGCGTCCTCGACCACCTCGACCGGCGCACGCTCGTCATGGACCAGGTGCGCTACCTGGTGCTCGACGAGGCCGACGAGATGCTCCGGATGGGCTTCGCCGAGGACGTCGACCGCGTCCTCGCGTCCACGCCCGACCGCCGTCAGGTCGCGCTCTTCTCGGCGACGATGCCCGCGCCGATCCGGCGCGTCGCCGAGCAGCACCTGCACGAGCCCGTCGAGATCACCGTCGCGCGGCAGTCGTCGACCGTCACGACGGTCCGGCAGACCTACGCCGTCGTGCCGCACCGCCACAAGATCGGCGCGCTCGGCCGGGTCCTGTCCGTCACGGACGCCGACGCCACCATCGTGTTCGTCCGGACGCGCGGTGCCGCGGAGGAGGTCGGCAGCGCGCTCGTCGAGCGCGGCATCTCCGCGGCGCACATCTCCGGCGACGTCGCCCAGTCGGACCGCGAGAAGATCGTCGACCGCCTGCGTACCGGCGCGCTCGACGTGCTCGTCGCGACCGACGTCGCCGCGCGCGGCCTCGACGTCGAGCGCATCGGGCTCGTCGTGAACTTCGACGTGCCCCGCGAGGCCGAGACCTACGTGCACCGCATCGGTCGGACCGGCCGCGCCGGTCGGCAGGGCGAGGCGCTCGCGTTCGTCACCCCGTCCGAGCAGTCGCGCCTGCGCACGATCGAGCGCACCACCCGCGTGCCGCTCGAGCAGGTCACGATCCCGTCGCCCGCCGAGGTCAGCGCGCACCGCGTGACGCGGTTGCTCGAGCGCGCTCCTGAGCGTGCCGCGCTCGGGCGCCTCGACGTCTACCGCGACGCGATCGCCGCGCACCTCGCCGCGCGGCCCGACACCGACACGGTCGAGCTCCTGGCGGCCGTCGCCGCGCTCGCCGTGGGCGACGAGGGCCCGACGTCGCGCACGGGCGACGACCTGGACGACGCGCTCGAGCGCGCACACCTCGCGCCCGGGCGGCACGAGCGCACCGCGGGCCACGACGACCGGCCGCCGCGCGAGCGTCGCCGCAGCGACACCCACATCGCCGGTGGTCCCCCGCGCTGGCGCGTGGCGGTCGGCCACCGCGACGGCCTGCAGCCGGGCGCCCTGGTCGGTGCGCTCACGGGCGAGGGCGGCCTGAACGGCAAGGACGTCGGCAAGATCGACATCTTCGGCAGCTTCGCGCTCGTCGACATCCCCGGCGGGCTCACGGCAGACGTGGTGGACCGGCTCGCCCGAGCGCGCGTCGCGGGTCGCCCGCTGCGCATCCGCCTCGACACGGGTCCCCGCCCGGGTCACGGCGCCTCGCGGCCGTCGCACGGCCCGCACCGCGGCCGCTCCTGA
- a CDS encoding substrate-binding domain-containing protein has protein sequence MGTVRRGPVSPTARRTIGVLSPVVGGFYFGALIAGVARAARAAGHRVVAVQTYPAGLDRERYPDESILDAPVGLGAVDGLVVVGKALRADRLAAVQQWGVPLVLVSEEPTSADDPVVVPDNTAGIRAAVDHLVGHGHTRIGFVGCLTQRDMRERFAAYRATLADHGIEPAESWWYDATDNHEQGGADAAARMLALGRQTTAVVAATDRNAIGFQRALRAAGLVLPRDQAVIGFDHADSGARVTPRLSTVDAHYDRVGETAVSLLLARMRGEEIVGGEYRTPSTLVLRESCGCTEVGPASTTDQPAGVAGGHQVLRALAETAFVGPVGAGAGRRAGSAPRDTWWHAVVEPLEAAAERGAVPAPATLARLADLTAAMQPHPEALEQLVTCLRGIENATLEALARPEHASAVRRVVTEVLLALTKGCTRAMLARSGQLERTIVDQYEVDMDLLRGDGASPRALGWLPRGVRGHACLGLWLGADRGPGDREMEIVGVHDTSGTLSRLVGMRTTASQFPPAALTRAGTVGSNELTFVVPVTFGGSDWGLLAIDGTAETRATSARDRFNHWAALLAVALDQERLLTSLREQRRALEQAAARERSLADTVRASEERYALASMAAHDGTWDWDVSAGTVYYSPRWKQTLGYDDDVIGDSPAEWLERVHPADRDDLSAAIASQLAGAGTPLELEHRVRTSSGDYRWMLCRAVTVLDDAGCPARLVGALVDVTERKEAEIALQRDALHDPETGLVNRLLFLDRLASAVLRTRRSPSYDCAVVLVRVADDHAIPTQGRHEDGDVHLDLHRELVRRLRRPLREGDTPARIAEDDFAVLLDDVGPGGVPGRVGQLLDQLRHELGSRIRVGALGSIRGFRDVSEVLREVDIALLRGGSTTTWRNEARPGTVLR, from the coding sequence ATGGGGACTGTCCGGCGCGGTCCGGTGTCGCCGACGGCGCGGCGCACCATCGGTGTGTTGTCGCCGGTCGTCGGGGGTTTCTACTTCGGCGCGCTCATCGCCGGCGTGGCGCGCGCGGCCCGTGCGGCGGGTCACCGCGTCGTCGCCGTCCAGACCTACCCGGCGGGCCTCGACCGGGAGCGCTACCCCGACGAGTCGATCCTGGACGCGCCCGTCGGGCTCGGCGCCGTCGACGGCCTCGTGGTCGTCGGCAAGGCGCTGCGCGCGGACCGGCTCGCCGCGGTCCAGCAGTGGGGTGTGCCGCTCGTCCTCGTCTCCGAGGAGCCGACGTCGGCGGACGACCCGGTCGTCGTCCCGGACAACACCGCGGGCATCCGCGCGGCCGTCGACCACCTCGTCGGCCACGGCCACACGCGCATCGGGTTCGTCGGCTGCCTCACGCAGCGCGACATGCGGGAGCGCTTCGCCGCCTACCGCGCGACGCTCGCCGACCACGGCATCGAGCCCGCCGAGTCGTGGTGGTACGACGCGACGGACAACCACGAGCAGGGCGGTGCGGACGCGGCTGCGCGGATGCTGGCACTCGGCCGGCAGACCACCGCGGTCGTCGCGGCGACCGACCGGAACGCGATCGGCTTCCAGCGCGCGCTGCGGGCCGCCGGGCTGGTGCTGCCGCGGGACCAGGCGGTCATCGGCTTCGACCACGCGGACTCGGGCGCCCGGGTGACGCCCCGGCTCTCGACGGTCGACGCGCACTACGACCGCGTCGGGGAAACGGCCGTGTCGCTCCTGCTCGCCCGGATGCGCGGCGAGGAGATCGTCGGCGGCGAGTACCGCACGCCGTCGACGCTCGTGCTGCGCGAGTCGTGCGGGTGCACGGAGGTCGGTCCCGCCTCGACGACGGACCAGCCCGCGGGCGTCGCGGGTGGGCACCAGGTGCTGCGCGCGCTGGCCGAGACGGCGTTCGTCGGGCCGGTCGGTGCAGGCGCCGGCCGGCGCGCCGGAAGCGCGCCCCGCGACACGTGGTGGCACGCCGTCGTCGAGCCGCTCGAGGCGGCCGCGGAGCGCGGCGCCGTACCGGCCCCCGCGACGCTGGCACGCCTCGCGGACCTCACGGCCGCCATGCAGCCGCACCCCGAGGCGCTCGAGCAGCTCGTGACGTGCCTGCGGGGGATCGAGAACGCGACGCTCGAGGCGTTGGCGCGTCCCGAGCACGCGTCGGCGGTGCGGCGCGTGGTCACCGAGGTCCTGCTCGCGCTGACCAAGGGCTGCACGCGCGCGATGCTGGCGCGCAGCGGCCAGCTCGAGCGCACGATCGTCGACCAGTACGAGGTCGACATGGACCTCCTGCGCGGCGACGGTGCGAGCCCGCGCGCGCTGGGCTGGCTGCCGCGCGGGGTCCGTGGCCACGCGTGCCTCGGACTGTGGCTCGGCGCCGACCGGGGCCCGGGCGACCGGGAGATGGAGATCGTCGGCGTGCACGACACGTCGGGCACGCTCTCGCGGCTCGTCGGCATGCGCACGACCGCGAGCCAGTTCCCGCCCGCCGCGCTCACCCGGGCCGGGACGGTCGGCAGCAACGAGCTCACGTTCGTCGTGCCCGTGACCTTCGGGGGCTCCGACTGGGGCCTGCTCGCGATCGACGGCACCGCGGAGACCCGCGCGACGAGCGCCCGGGACCGGTTCAACCACTGGGCCGCCCTGCTCGCGGTCGCGCTCGACCAGGAACGCCTGCTGACGTCGCTGCGCGAGCAGCGTCGCGCGCTCGAGCAGGCCGCCGCGCGGGAACGCTCCCTCGCCGACACCGTGCGGGCCAGCGAGGAGCGCTACGCGCTCGCGTCGATGGCGGCGCACGACGGCACCTGGGACTGGGACGTCTCCGCGGGGACGGTCTACTACTCGCCGCGGTGGAAGCAGACCCTCGGGTACGACGACGACGTGATCGGCGACTCGCCCGCCGAGTGGCTCGAGCGCGTCCACCCGGCCGACCGCGACGACCTGTCGGCGGCCATCGCCTCGCAGCTCGCCGGCGCGGGCACGCCGCTGGAGCTCGAGCACCGCGTCCGCACGTCCTCGGGCGACTACCGCTGGATGCTGTGCCGCGCGGTCACCGTGCTCGACGACGCCGGCTGCCCGGCGCGGTTGGTCGGCGCGCTCGTCGACGTGACCGAGCGCAAGGAGGCCGAGATCGCCCTCCAGCGCGACGCGCTGCACGACCCCGAGACGGGCCTGGTCAACCGGCTGCTGTTCCTCGACCGGCTCGCGTCGGCGGTGCTGCGCACCCGCCGGTCGCCGTCGTACGACTGCGCGGTCGTGCTCGTGCGGGTCGCGGACGACCACGCGATCCCCACGCAGGGACGTCACGAGGACGGCGACGTGCACCTCGACCTGCACCGCGAGCTCGTGCGTCGGCTCCGGCGCCCGCTCCGCGAGGGCGACACCCCCGCACGCATCGCCGAGGACGACTTCGCGGTGCTGCTCGACGACGTCGGCCCCGGCGGGGTCCCGGGCCGCGTCGGCCAGCTGCTCGACCAGCTGCGGCACGAGCTCGGCTCCCGCATCCGCGTCGGCGCGCTGGGCAGCATCCGCGGGTTCCGCGACGTGTCGGAGGTGCTGCGCGAGGTCGACATCGCGCTCCTGCGCGGTGGCTCCACCACGACGTGGCGGAACGAGGCGCGCCCCGGCACCGTCCTGCGCTGA
- a CDS encoding LacI family DNA-binding transcriptional regulator, producing the protein MVTPAYDSSTDGSTPTPSAPGPLPPSSPPPRRPTITDVARAAGVSIAVVSYALNGRPGVSAATRERVLRVADEFNWRPSAAARSMRTGPRAVGLVVDRAGAGPAAQATGVLEFVTAIQEVLATRNLALVLQIVDGPEAAVALYGEWWAERRFDVMVVTDVLVEDPRIDALRRLRAPAVVVGGSPEDHDLASVRVDEADAYARVARYLLELGHRNVAAVTAPAGLARTRSRVGALGRVLDPAGGHLQHEATSGTAEEAAVATRRLLTAARPPTAIVFDSDQMAIAALDVARRTGLAVPWDLSVVAGSDSALCRLATPSVTTLPSAERDLGLATGEAVLAVLDGDARARRELQVGGLAVRGSTGPRSR; encoded by the coding sequence GTGGTCACACCTGCATATGACTCGTCCACCGATGGAAGCACTCCGACGCCCTCCGCACCGGGACCGCTTCCACCTTCGTCCCCGCCTCCGAGGCGCCCGACGATCACCGACGTCGCCCGCGCGGCCGGCGTCTCGATCGCGGTCGTCTCGTACGCCCTCAACGGTCGCCCCGGCGTCTCGGCCGCCACCCGGGAACGCGTGCTGCGCGTCGCCGACGAGTTCAACTGGCGGCCGAGCGCGGCTGCGCGCTCGATGCGCACCGGTCCCCGCGCGGTCGGGCTCGTGGTCGACCGCGCCGGTGCGGGTCCCGCCGCCCAGGCGACCGGCGTGCTCGAGTTCGTCACGGCGATCCAGGAGGTCCTCGCGACGCGCAACCTCGCGCTCGTGCTCCAGATCGTCGACGGGCCCGAGGCCGCGGTCGCGCTGTACGGCGAGTGGTGGGCGGAACGCCGGTTCGACGTGATGGTCGTCACCGACGTGCTCGTCGAGGACCCGCGGATCGACGCGCTGCGCCGGCTGCGCGCTCCCGCGGTCGTGGTCGGGGGCTCGCCCGAGGACCACGACCTCGCGAGCGTGCGGGTCGACGAGGCCGACGCGTACGCGCGCGTCGCCCGCTACCTGCTCGAGCTCGGGCACCGGAACGTCGCGGCGGTGACCGCGCCCGCAGGGCTTGCGCGCACGCGGTCGCGGGTGGGCGCGCTGGGTCGGGTGCTCGACCCGGCGGGTGGGCACCTGCAGCACGAGGCGACGTCCGGCACCGCCGAGGAGGCGGCGGTCGCGACGCGGCGGCTGCTGACCGCGGCCCGACCGCCGACCGCGATCGTCTTCGACTCGGACCAGATGGCGATCGCGGCGCTCGACGTGGCACGCCGCACCGGGCTCGCGGTCCCGTGGGACCTGTCGGTCGTCGCGGGCTCCGACTCGGCGCTGTGCCGGCTCGCCACACCGTCGGTCACGACGCTGCCGTCGGCGGAGCGCGACCTGGGGCTCGCGACCGGCGAGGCAGTGCTCGCGGTGCTCGACGGCGACGCCCGTGCGCGCCGGGAGCTGCAGGTCGGCGGTCTCGCGGTGCGGGGCAGCACGGGCCCGCGGAGCCGCTGA
- a CDS encoding glycoside hydrolase family 6 protein, producing the protein MSTHGKRATVRRRLRAAATVATATALAAVPLTTLATSASAAPTHVDNPYSGAVQYVNPTWSASVTAAAGRQSADPTLAAKMRTVAGQPTAVWMDRISAITGNADGNGLKFHLDNAVAQQQAAGKPLVFNLVIYDLPGRDCFALASNGELPATDAGLARYKTEYIDPIADLLDNPEYENIRIAATIEPDSLPNLVTNISEPACQQAAPYYRQGVKYALDKLHAIPNVYNYIDIGHSGWLGWDSNAGPSATLFAEVAKTTTAGFASIDGFVSDVANTTPLEEPLLTDSSLTINNNPIRSSKFYEWNFDFDEIDYTAHMHRLLVAAGFPSTIGMLIDTSRNGWGGPNRPTTLTAATDVNAYVDANRVDRRAHRGAWCNPLGAGIGRFPEASPSGYASSHLDAFVWIKPPGESDGASTEIPNDQGKRFDRMCDPTFVSPKLNNQLTGATPNAPLAGQWFEEQFVTLVKNAYPVIGQTDPGNDTQAPTAPTGLTAGTTTSTSVPLSWTASTDNVAVTGYDVYRGTTLVGTSTTTSYTVTGLTPATAYSFTVRAKDAAGNVSSASAAVAATTQSGTVTDTQAPSVPSGLTAGTTTTTSVPLSWTASTDNVGVAGYEILRGSTVVGTSTTTSYTVTGLTAGTTYSFSVRAKDAAGNTSAASTAVSATTKTDTVVDTQAPTAPTGLAAGAATSTTIPLTWAASTDNVGVTGYDVYSGTTLLGTTATTSYTASGLTAGTTYSFTVKAKDAAGNVSTSSAALSASTLPSNPTGGCTVKYTASSWNNGFTASVRVTNDSSSALNGWTLGFSFANGQKVTQGWSADWSQSGSAVTAKNAAWNTTLAAKSSVDIGFNGSHSGTNNAPTAFTLNGVTCTVA; encoded by the coding sequence GTGTCCACACACGGCAAGCGAGCGACGGTGAGGCGGCGGCTACGTGCCGCAGCGACCGTCGCCACGGCGACGGCACTCGCCGCCGTCCCCCTCACGACCCTGGCGACGAGCGCGAGCGCGGCGCCGACCCACGTCGACAACCCCTACTCGGGCGCGGTGCAGTACGTGAACCCCACGTGGTCCGCCTCGGTCACCGCCGCTGCCGGCCGGCAGAGCGCCGACCCGACGCTCGCCGCGAAGATGCGGACGGTCGCTGGACAGCCCACCGCCGTCTGGATGGACCGGATCTCCGCGATCACCGGCAACGCCGACGGCAACGGCCTGAAGTTCCACCTGGACAACGCCGTCGCGCAGCAGCAGGCCGCGGGCAAGCCGCTCGTCTTCAACCTCGTCATCTACGACCTGCCCGGCCGCGACTGCTTCGCGCTCGCGTCCAACGGCGAGCTCCCGGCCACCGACGCCGGCCTCGCGCGGTACAAGACCGAGTACATCGACCCGATCGCGGACCTGCTCGACAACCCGGAGTACGAGAACATCCGGATCGCCGCGACGATCGAGCCCGACTCGCTGCCGAACCTGGTGACGAACATCTCGGAGCCCGCCTGCCAGCAGGCCGCGCCGTACTACCGCCAGGGCGTCAAGTACGCGCTCGACAAGCTGCACGCGATCCCGAACGTCTACAACTACATCGACATCGGCCACTCCGGCTGGCTCGGCTGGGACAGCAACGCGGGCCCGTCCGCGACGCTGTTCGCCGAGGTCGCCAAGACGACGACCGCAGGCTTCGCGTCGATCGACGGCTTCGTCTCCGACGTCGCGAACACGACGCCGCTCGAGGAGCCGCTGCTCACCGACTCGTCGCTCACGATCAACAACAACCCGATCCGGTCGTCGAAGTTCTACGAGTGGAACTTCGACTTCGACGAGATCGACTACACCGCGCACATGCACCGGCTCCTGGTCGCGGCGGGCTTCCCGTCGACGATCGGCATGCTCATCGACACGTCGCGCAACGGCTGGGGCGGCCCGAACCGTCCGACGACCCTCACCGCGGCCACCGACGTCAACGCGTACGTCGACGCCAACCGGGTCGACCGTCGTGCGCACCGCGGCGCGTGGTGCAACCCGCTGGGCGCGGGCATCGGCCGCTTCCCGGAGGCGTCGCCCTCGGGCTACGCCTCGTCGCACCTCGACGCGTTCGTCTGGATCAAGCCCCCGGGTGAGTCCGACGGTGCGTCGACCGAGATCCCGAACGACCAGGGCAAGCGGTTCGACCGCATGTGCGACCCGACGTTCGTCTCGCCGAAGCTGAACAACCAGCTCACCGGCGCCACCCCGAACGCGCCGCTCGCCGGCCAGTGGTTCGAGGAGCAGTTCGTCACGCTCGTCAAGAACGCGTACCCGGTCATCGGCCAGACGGACCCGGGCAACGACACCCAGGCGCCGACGGCCCCGACGGGCCTGACCGCCGGCACGACGACGTCGACCTCGGTCCCGCTGTCGTGGACCGCGTCGACCGACAACGTCGCCGTCACGGGCTACGACGTGTACCGCGGCACGACGCTCGTGGGCACGTCCACCACCACGAGCTACACGGTCACGGGCCTCACGCCCGCCACGGCGTACTCGTTCACGGTCCGCGCCAAGGACGCGGCGGGCAACGTCTCGTCGGCGTCGGCCGCGGTCGCCGCGACCACGCAGTCCGGCACCGTCACCGACACGCAGGCGCCCTCGGTGCCGTCGGGTCTGACCGCCGGCACGACGACCACCACGTCGGTCCCGCTGTCGTGGACCGCCTCGACCGACAACGTCGGCGTCGCGGGCTACGAGATCCTGCGCGGCTCGACCGTCGTCGGCACGTCCACCACGACGAGCTACACGGTCACCGGCCTCACCGCCGGCACCACGTACTCGTTCTCGGTGCGCGCCAAGGACGCCGCGGGCAACACGTCCGCCGCCTCCACCGCGGTCTCCGCGACGACGAAGACGGACACCGTGGTCGACACGCAGGCGCCCACCGCGCCGACGGGTCTGGCCGCGGGCGCCGCTACCAGCACGACGATCCCGCTGACGTGGGCCGCGTCGACCGACAACGTCGGCGTCACGGGCTACGACGTGTACAGCGGCACGACGCTCCTCGGCACGACCGCCACGACGAGCTACACGGCGTCCGGCCTCACCGCCGGCACCACGTACTCGTTCACGGTCAAGGCGAAGGACGCCGCGGGCAACGTCTCGACGTCGTCGGCGGCCCTGTCGGCCTCGACGCTGCCGAGCAACCCGACCGGCGGCTGCACCGTGAAGTACACGGCCAGCTCGTGGAACAACGGCTTCACCGCCTCCGTCCGCGTGACGAACGACAGCTCCAGCGCCCTCAACGGCTGGACGCTCGGGTTCTCGTTCGCGAACGGCCAGAAGGTGACGCAGGGCTGGAGCGCCGACTGGTCCCAGTCGGGCTCGGCCGTGACGGCCAAGAACGCGGCGTGGAACACCACGCTCGCCGCGAAGTCCTCGGTCGACATCGGCTTCAACGGCTCGCACAGCGGCACGAACAACGCGCCGACGGCCTTCACGCTGAACGGCGTGACCTGCACCGTCGCGTGA